In the genome of Schistocerca gregaria isolate iqSchGreg1 chromosome 11, iqSchGreg1.2, whole genome shotgun sequence, one region contains:
- the LOC126295060 gene encoding uncharacterized protein LOC126295060, producing the protein MKYTGCASKDKEEARTRRRQGQGGGKDKKEARTRRRQGQEGGKDKKEARTRRRQGQEGGKDKKEARTRRRQGQEGGKDKKEARTRRRQGQEGGKDKKEARTRRRQGQEGGKDKKEARTRRRQGQEGGKDKKEARTRRRQGQEGGKDKKEARTRRRQGQEGGKDKKEARTRRRQGQEGGKDKKEARTRRRQGQEGGKDKKEARTRRRQGQEGGKDKKEARTRRRQGQEGGKDKKEARTRRRQGQEGGKDKKEARTRRRQGQEGGKDKKEARTRRRQGQE; encoded by the coding sequence gcaaggacaaggaggaggcaaggacaaggaggaggcaaggacaaggaggaggcaaggacaagaaggaggcaaggacaagaaggaggcaaggacaagaaggaggcaaggacaagaaggaggcaaggacaagaaggaggcaaggacaagaaggaggcaaggacaagaaggaggcaaggacaagaaggaggcaaggacaagaaggaggcaaggacaagaaggaggcaaggacaagaaggaggcaaggacaagaaggaggcaaggacaagaaggaggcaaggacaagaaggaggcaaggacaagaaggaggcaaggacaagaaggaggcaaggacaagaaggaggcaaggacaagaaggaggcaaggacaagaaggaggcaaggacaagaaggaggcaaggacaagaaggaggcaaggacaagaaggaggcaaggacaagaaggaggcaaggacaagaaggaggcaaggacaagaaggaggcaaggacaagaaggaggcaaggacaagaaggaggcaaggacaagaaggaggcaaggacaagaaggaggcaaggacaagaaggaggcaaggacaagaaggaggcaaggacaagaaggaggcaaggacaagaaggaggcaaggacaagaaggaggcaaggacaagaaggaggcaaggacaagaaggaggcaaggacaagaaggaggcaaggacaagaaggaggcaaggacaagaaggaggcaaggacaagaaggaggcaaggacaagaaggaggcaaggacaagaaggaggcaaggacaagaaggaggcaaggacaagaaggaggcaaggacaagagtaa